The Gossypium arboreum isolate Shixiya-1 chromosome 2, ASM2569848v2, whole genome shotgun sequence region AAATATATATGTTTCTTTTGCATCAGAattccttttatttcttatatatataattacttaTGGGAAGAGATGCTTGGATTTTGGTACTGAAATCTGTATCCTTCATTCATGTGCTCTATAGACTGGAAATATAGGGCTATCAATCGAGGGGATCCTTGCGATTTTTAAATCTATTAATCTATTTGTATTGTTTGATGAAACTATTGAGACATACATGTACAATTTATGGCGAGTCATGTTCATGGTGCATACCTGGTGGTATTTTCCGTTCCTGGTTAAACGGTCGGAATTCACATACTTCTGGTGGTATTTTCTCCATGCTTGACATCATTTGGTGCGGTCAATGCTTAATAATTTTGATCTGTCAGACTGCCCAATTCATTATCCTGAAGTATTTTTTGCCGAACATTTTCCCTTATTAAGTCAATTAAAAATGTTACTAAATTTGATCAGTAAAGATTTGTTTGCTTTGCCTCTTACCGACTGCAGTTTTAGTGtttttttattcttctttttctccTTGTAATACTTCTTTGTCTTTTGTACAGGAACAGCGCTGGATGCGTCTATCTGCGATTTGACTCCGCAGAAGCAGCAGGTAAAGCTCAACGTGCAATGCACATGAGGTGGTTTGCAGGCCGATCAATATCAGCCTTATTTATGGTAAGTTGTTTACGACACATACATAGGTGGGTAGTTTTGTtatattttatcatgaaataacATTTTTCATAAAAATCGTTGCAGCAACCCCAGGAGTACGAAGCGAGGTTTAAATGCTGAAGCAGATATTGGATTTGTTTGTTATGATATGATGTGTGTTGATGGGTGGTAGGGTGTTACTTTTGAAGACGCGTTTTATTGTGCTGAGTTTAGAATTTTGTTATTATAAGCATAGTACACAACGACCTAATtgtaagataaatattatttgttaACTCATTTTTTGTTCTGTAATAACGATGGAATTTCGGATGTCTTTATGATTCATTCAGAaagctttatttttttatattgtgTTTAGGATAAGAATTGAAACGGGAAGGCTGATGGTGGGGAGCTTGGTAATTTGGATAAGGACTTGTGATAGATTTATTGAAAACAGTGGTGACAGTGATAGTGATCAATTCTTATTGTGGCGAGGTTGGTGCTGTTGTGGTGGTGAGGACTAAATCATGTATTTGGATTTAAAAGTTAGTGGTGGAAGAGATGAATAATTATGAGAACCTCGACACCTCCTATCTTTAATTTTGTAACACCGGGAGTAATtacaataatttaataattaaatttatacattTCTTATTCAGACTAGAGTAAATTTATGTTTCATTTGTATATGCACCTAATAGCATGCAACAAATTcactatatatattattattagaaTATAAGATATAacgtttgattttaatattattcaACAACCCCAAAATCTAACCTATTAGgtttatgtcaaattaaaatatgaatgagGCCAGAATTATAGATTGAATGTTGTTGATGCACTGGAATTTTGAATTATATCTAATCTTAACATACAATTTGTATGTTGAGTAAAACATtcagtggtatttttataatttaagtaGATAATATTATGGTTAACAATCATACCTAAATAAACGTGTATATCTACATGTATATATCTACCATATACTAATAATTTGAAGTTATCAAGCTTACCATCCTCGATAATAAACTTGTTCTGTGAATAAAATCAACACTACTTCTTGTTTCAATATAATTCACAGAGATAATTCATTATActtgtaataataattttaagctAATATGTAACTCCTCATAATCTAACCTATTTACCAATTTGCTTTCCTCTGACAAAAAAACATACATTATTAGTAAAACATATTTACAAGCATATAACATagtttataccaaaatgacccaACATTTAAGCCATGTCCTACGATCACCAATTTGTTGTACAAATAATACATGTATCATCTAACAATTTAGATGTAATACCCTTAGCTCGTTTCTGTAGTTAGATCAGGGTTACGAAATGTTACTGTACAAAACAGAACCTTTAAATTCTATACAGAACAAGTAAtttaacttaattataaattccAATATTTCATTCTAATCATAGCAAACATACACATTTGGGCATTAAGTCAAGCTATCGAAGTCCTAAAAACGATTTAAAAGAAATCGGGGATCGATCTGAATAAATcagaaaatttttagaaaaaaatgaaaataattgtgaaaacaggggtcacataaCTGTGTGGCTAGGTCGTGTGACATAGCCCAAACCGTGTGACTATCCATACCCTAGTGTGACTACTCTACATGCTCGTGTGCGCAAATCATGTAATTCTTTATGACTGTGTGGCTCaaggtcacatggtcgtgtcaccaGGCTGTGTAATTCTCTGTGCCCGTGTGAACTAATCTGCACCCAAAATTTttaagacacacggtcatgtgtctacccgtgtccCAGGCTGTGTTCCATAATTAGCCCCTAAAACAAGCCATTTAAAGATCAAACCTTGCCCAACAAGCTACTCCATTTGCACACATACTCAACGGCCCtaaacacacttcaaacattcataacaTACCAATTCAATCGACTTAGATCTTCTAATCAATCTACCATTCAAAGGCATTTCATTTCATACCAAAACAAAATCAATTAAGAGCAGAACTATAATGCCATTACTCAATCaccaaacttagaaaaaataTCTATCTAATGTCAACCATTATCAATCCATTTCACCATTTAAAATAagcataccaaaatgaccatttacaTATAGCTTTTAATATATAAACAAACCAACTACACCATATATGCATCCAACCATTAAAAAAGTAACCAAAACACACAAAAACATAAATCACATTAAACCCAATGCATACATTCCCACATCCTCACTCCAATCAACCATATAAACCATATATAAACATACCTCAAGCCATATATTACAAAGTACTTAAATGGACCAAAGGAAATAAACTTGCCAAAGCACTATAAGTCCAAACAAACAAAATATATTCACAAAAGGTATATTCATACCAAGTTGATCATTAGTATATTCAAAAACTTCCATTACaaaaagtcctatacatgccatttataaccttgGTTAAAATAACTAAAAACTACCAAAGTgattgatggatagtgtgataagacTCCGATAAGATTCCAATCGATCGAGCTTCTGATGATCTACAAAATAGAGGAAAAACAAAGACgtaagcaactagtgcttagtaagctcgtataaacttaaacataaacttacctttttaaactaaatttataaaatatgctTGACATCATTACCATGCTTATAAGCTTAATAAACTCTTATTTACCCACCAAACTCACAAATTAGTAAGTTcatacataattcatataacTTCAACCATATCATGAGTGAATTTCCATATACAAACCATTCATCACATATTTATTTAGTTCTCTTTCAATCCATTTGCATTCATTAAATTTACCTTTTCATAATATTATGAACAACCATCAATTTATATACATGCCTTTTTATTAACCTTTACTTActtgttgaaccatctagaatttcatCGGATACTTGGGAATGCTCTCACATAGTGTGTCTTTTCAAGTAATcgtaacctttccttttcaatagtgctcacaaaagttgtaaaatgggccTGCTCATACGAGTTGTAGGTCGGAatgttagctacacgatgctgcttacACGAGTTGtggagaatccgcaacaaatgtaaGATCTCAgacatcggtaggacattcaagactagcactCGAAACCGTATaaccctaataacatgtcatttgtatcctaagaattcttaaggttctaATGGGATTACTTAATCATCAATTGTTTAAAACATCGTGATATTTCCGAGTCAAATTATATTCAACATATTATAACAAATAATCAAACCaactataattaatattattataattcatacgaacttacctcgatgtcACAATCGTTTTAACAAAGTCGAAAACTAATCCAACACCTTAACTTTACCTCGATTTAAGTCCGATTGTTGCgtgtcttgatctaaataataatttcattcaattaagtacttcaaaTAACctcaattattcaattcaatctataAGTCATATTATcatgaaattacaaaattacccctccTATTTTAACTTTTTCACAACTTAGTTCTTAAGCTCATAACTTGAAatttcacccttttttttttttacctaaaaTATGTTAGTCGAGTATTCAATATACTCATATCAatccacattttttttctttttacaaaatATAGATGAAATTCaccatttaaataattttatcacTAAACCTTAAATTCTCTAAACActacttaacaaaacatgttaatttaacaatcaaaattaataatctatcaattaaTATCAAAACACACTCAAACTCAACCATGGcaagtccctcaacctttaatATTTTTGCTAATTAATTTCTGGGCTaagtagattaagctaaaacgagctcaaaaacaaaaataattaaaaatgaggCTCAAACACATACCATGCAAGGAAACAAGTCTAGCTGAAACTTCAAACCCTTCTTTAATGGTATTTTAGGTTGAAACAAacaaaaatgaagaagatgatatcattttagtgatttattttaggtttatttaattaattacaattttaccacTAACtaataaacttataaaatacctaAATCATGTCTTTCATTGTCCACTATATTTATAAATGGCACAATTACCATCAAAacccattaatttatttttctaagACCATTTAACCCATGTAATTAATAGAATTcaatttttacacctttttcaatttagtcattttctcctATTTAactttttaaactttaaaatttcttaacgaaactttaatacgacTCTAATATAACCATATAGACTTTAAATAAACACTAAAATATTTACTCACTTGTTGGAATCatagtcccaaaactactatttttgATACCACTGAAAACGGACTGTTACATCATCATCCAAAATAGCACATATATTAGCCCTATATACATACCATTCTCATTTCAATCCATCTATTAAATTCAACCTATCATCAATTCATACCATATTTACTCACCTTACATAAGCATACTTATTTAAGCTACATAACTAGTTCATTTCAACCTATCACATAAAACATATACATTCTACCTATCAACTTTAACATTCAGTCCCACAATTCTTTGTTAACAAAAAATACATGCAATACTTTAACCAATTACTAAATGGTCCCAACTAATTCACTTCTCATATTTACTAATTCGCCTATATAATTATTCCAAACATGTTAAAACATACCTATACCAACAAAGCACTAATCATTTATGCCACAATTCCATTCCAAACTTATATAATGCTAACATATCATCTACCAACATTATAAATCAAATTATACCAACTTTcatgtatttatttatatttgtcATACCAttcatattttatgatttaatccatTATAAATCAATATTATCAAAgttctaattaatctaaactaatagatattaaaataatcaaacatattataaaattaagATTAGAAACAATTGAAGTATttagggctaatttgtaattTTCTTCTCCTCAAAGTGGAGAACTTGGCCGAATTCCTAGCTTCTTAACCAAGGTGGAAACGGGTAGAAAGAGAGAATGAAGATGATaacatgtttttatttttattatatgttttaacatcttttgttttaaaaataatattataatttaacatatttttatttttttctacttaCTTCCACTAACCGTTCATGTCTTTTAGAATGTGCTAATTTCTACATAAACCCTTGAACATTAATTGATAAAGCCTTTTAATagcgattaatttttatatttttatgatttagtttttatatcttaattaactatccaattgATAAAAATTAAAGGACCAAAACTTAATTAAACTTTATGCTAACcttgtaaatataaataataatatttatggtcTCGAACATCAAAATAAAGTTTCAAAACTACTTTTTAATACCACGGCTTTAGAATCATTTCacttgtaccttaattaactatcaattaaataaaaattattagaccaaattttaatatatttctattctagcctcataaatattaaatattaatatttataaactcaatttacaaaatgatatttcaaacCATAATTTCGACaccaccaaaaatcaaaatattataaattttaacaaaaataaattttgaatctattttttacttaattaaagaTAAAAGCTTAAATGCAAATTTAGCTTGCAAcattcttttcaatttttttatcaaaagtaatatttaaataattaattttatcattttaaaaatattaatttcattttattttatgcaaaatacgaGATATGTGTTGTTTAgatattaaattgagaaaatccTCATTATGTTGTtaagctttaaatttagtagttATTACTAATTCTTTTTCCTTCTTGATTGAAACATGTTCTTTACATAGGAGTCTTGGTCATAAGTACATAAAGGATGGTACATTCCACAATTCGATGTACCATACAATACATGAATTTCATAAGTAATGAAAGATGAATAATGTCATGTACATAAATCACGTAAAGGATACTAATGGTCTTTCACATATATTTAGTCATCCAAGTGCATATATTATAAAACTTCCTTTTGATTAACGGTTATTTTTTATGATTATGTCTCGCTAAAATTTTGCCAGTTAAATgggataaaaatttattaaaggaaaaataatataatattaagtttCAATGTTAGTCATGTACTTCTTGAAAATTGAAAGTTGAAATattgtaattaaattatttcatgaattatttaaatatttgctTAGTAAGTATATCATTCTTAATTGTTTAATACATTTACTGAAAAAAATTTCTACTCCACTGATGGCTTAAATTATGAGCAGAGATATCGGGAATGTCTCCGAATTCAGTAAACCCTCGTGCAATATTGTTGGCTTGCATTATCTATAAAAATCCATATACTTTTCTTATACGTTGAATCATAGTCTTAACCCCACACATTCATGACTTGCTTCATATATTAGtaatatttttgcatgatttGATGAGATAGTAATGATTGTTTGCTTCAGAGACTGCCATGGGATAGTAATATCATGGCATGTGAAAACATAGTTGGTCTAAGACTGAACTTTATGATGACTAGAAAGATAACAGACGTCATTAATTTTGATTTTACTCCATTAGGGAAAGTAAATCCATATAAGATGTTCCATAgagacaacaaaaaaaaaaaaaaaaccatgtttCACAAACCATATCTTATGCCTTTATGACTGTTGGTGCAGAATTAAACATGCAAGTAAATTGGCTACAAAGGCTATATCTAGTTTAGTGCAATTTGTGAGATACTTGAGGATCAATCATAACATAGCTTAATGGATAAAGCTTAACTTTATTAAATCAAGATAAAAATTTCAACCTATTGCAATTCTTGGCATCAAATTCCTTCTTTAAATAGATAGCAATTACTATCAACATTattttcatatcaattttcaatatATAATTATACCGCATCTTTGTAATTTAATGGAGTATGCTTCAAACATTTTGATTTAGATACTATTTTATAACCACGAatacaaataaattattataacatCCGTTAAATATATATGTCACGTGCTTCACCAACTGTAAAAGATATGAAAATAATTGCATCCATAGCAAGAAAAGATGTTACCCACAAAGTTTTATACAATAAGCGTGTCAGAGCTACTGATACAAATGCTTTTAGTTTGACTACTCAACCTATATTGCTTCTTCTCATTTCTTTTACAATTTGAGGCACAACCTCATTATCATTGTACATATTAGAAGCAATTATAGATGCAAACATATTATCAGCACCAATTTCTTTTCGTCCTCCTATACAAATCTCCAATAAAACGAAAATTCAGCTTTTAATAAAAGCACATTAACTAATTAACTTCGCAGGTTTTTGAATATAATGCTAACTCTTCCCACAAGGTGAAGGGAACAAAAATAACTCAAACATGCAACCAAGGCAAAAATTGGTGTGGTTTGGTACTACTTCACCTTGTTTCCTACTATTCGAATGGAGTATATTTTGTGGCtagttgtttattttttttttttgaaaatttttacggcgaagaaattaattattattaccaAAGGTGAATATCTTGATTATGATAATAAAAAGAAGACAATAGTCATTTTGTTATAGATTTGAGACAAGAGAGAGTAGTCGATTCAATTAATAACCAATCAACTTatatcttaattaatttaattaaactagTTTAACATAAGTCGGTTCGATTAATAAAGTCGATTAAAATGAATTTAGTTGCAAGAATAAAGttaaaaataacttttttttttttgggagaattgagataaaattatatatttttataagttaGAATTCAATTCTTCTAATTGATTTTGATGGCttactttttaattctttttaataaatCTTTTATTAGGTGTTGGAGAAGTTATTGTGTAGGTTTTTCATGATGAACTTTTTCTGTACAAACACCATATTTTATATACCACCTCTGTATATTAGAAAATACACTGGTATATAAATCAAACATTTAAAgaggttaaattttattattagtccctatattttgtaaaagttatagagttaattcatatattttaatttagtcatttttattctttaaacttttcaatttataaaatttctttTGTTACTAAATAGTACTtcttaaatttattaagttatgCTATACTATTTCCACATATTACACACCACAAGTCCAGTTAATGGATTGTTaattgtcattaattaaaattgaaatttcaaaatttgaaaaagtatagggacttgaaATGATTCAGTAGGAGAATATGAACTAAATCTACAATTGTACATATAATATAAGATTGGAATTTGAATTTAAGCTAACAGAATTAACAGCTACTATTTGAGTTAGAACTAAAATTTTATAATCAATCAATTTAGAAAAATATATGGACTAAGAATGATTAAATTAAAGTAgatgggctaaatccacaattttAGCAAATTATAAAGAATAATAGTACAATTGAACAACACGGAAACGCACGTATAGATAGCATTATGCAGGTCAAGCACATTTTAAGTTCATCATGTATTAAATTCTTCATCTTCGTTTAAATTTTCTCATCATGTATCGGATCAAGGAAAACACTTGCGCTTCATCACTTTTTGATCTCAACATAAAATAAGATTTTTTATTAGAGAAATAAGTACcacataaaattatataattaaccCAAAGACGAGAACAGCAGCTGAATTTGCATTGCAGATCAAAGGAACGGCAGCAGCCATGGTCAAACTGTGCTCAACCTTCTATCTAGAAAAACACCCTTTACCCTAcaagaagtttaaaataaataattcttCCCTAATCCCACTCTTAAAATTTCTAAATATTGagcaaattaaaagtaaaaagaaaagtcAGTTGATCAAAGCTTCATGATCATGATTAATAATGACCAAAACCCAGAAGAAAACAAGTCTTCATTTTCAATTTTCCCTTCCAAAAACAAAATTACTAATCCCTCTTTACAGACGTTAagtctaattaataatatttctagAGGAACCGTAGCTAACCTTCATAGACTTTGTCTCCTTGTAAATACTCTCTAGGAATCGATACCTCCGTTTCTTAGTTGGTCTCGAAATCTCCTCTTTCCCAAAAATTTCTTCAATCTTTGCTGAAGTTATCTCATTTTGACTTTGTTCCAAGCATCTCTCGTCTTTCATCATCTTCACTTTGATTTTCTGCTTCTTGTTGTTGTTGCCATTGCTGCTGCTGGTGCTACTGCTGTTATCTTCATCGCTGAGTAGCATCAGCTGTTGAGCGGCTGCTGCCATGTCCGAGTCCGACATTAACAACGTCCATTGCAACTCAACTGAAGAGTACTCAGATTCCAACATTGGGCCTCAAACGCAATCAATAGTTTAATGATTTCCTCTCTTCCTTCGATCTTCTTCTTTTTGTTGTTTATCAGATTGGTTTGGTTAATTGTTGAAGGGTATATTTGCATTTATGGGGGATTGGGAAGAGCGCGTTTCAAGGGCGTACGTGTTGTATAAGATTAAAAGATGTGTGAAGTTTTAATTCTGAAGGAAGAGAATGGAGAAGTGCAGTGCTGTTTCTAAGGAGGTGGGTAGAAAGATCATGGCTGCCggatcttataatataattatataatctTTTGGTCgaacaaaaatataatatttaatcttttGATTTATCCCATGCTTCTAATTCTATTTTAACACACAACACCAAAAATATGAGCTTTGATTGTTTGACCGCTCTTTTCAACTCTATATCTCATCATTATGGGTGATACTACGCAATGTTGGGGGACCAAAATTTGTCACGATATGAAGAAatcgatttttttaaatttagttaattaaattaaattatttaattttttgagttaatttaaataaataatttaagttttGAGTTACTCgacttaaattttataatttaaataattcaaataatatgttAATGCAAATACTTTTTTGGTCattatcaattttgaaaatgaataaattggtCTCTCttacaacaaaaattacaaagaaatccaaaatataaaaaaaaggtaacattttaaaaattttctaaaataataattttgtggacctaaataagttaattaacgATTCAAGTTTATcaaactaaaatattttttttatttagctttgaaattttttcaaatatatatggtttcaaatttatgtgctctaacatgaaattagttatattgtaacaagattttaatttgacatatttattttttaatttaaattggataatttaactcaatttaaattttatttcactTGACTTGGTTCGAACAAAAATTCAAATCGAGTTTGATTCAATCAAACATCCATTTCTAATTACAATTCATTTAAGATggattttgaaaaaaaacaattattatataaaattttggtTTCAAACAATTGAACCTATAGTatagaaaataattaaatataacaaAATTTTATTGCTTAGATAAATTGgatttattatgtttttctttagtaataatttttatatagtatataaagttattttcattaatttaaatataaaatatttattttcatattataaaaataaagctaatgataaattaaataaaaaaattaaaattctgttAAGCTCAGCtcgattaattataattttagttttaaatataaaattatatttaatcgaATTCCTTTAAGtattaatcaaattaaagtaaaatcgGATTTAATAAAGCTAAACACTGCGATTTAAATCGATTTTGGGTATGTAAGAACAACACCTTAAAAACTTTAATCTTGGTCTTCCCGAAACGAGGAAATTATTTGGAAATGTTAAAAGATGGGTTCCcacaaaaggaaaataaaaaaatgacgCATGGAAATGTTATTCAAATATTTTGAAAACCCATCAAATAATTGTAGCTTTTTAATTGGGGAGTTTCGAACGATTGATCTTGAACTTGTCAAAGTTGTGTTTATGTTTCCATTATTGCTTTTGGTTTATAGGATTGAGAAAAAAAAGAATGTATGTAATAGTCACTCTACGTCCTTTGTATatcttttttttagtttttttgtcATAttggtattttaattttaaaaaaatcaaattcaaattaaaattttaaaactcaagACGAAATTACTGATATGACATAAacttattcatttaattatttctaAAAAGGTAGATGAATTTGTGACTAAAAAGTGGAAAATATGATTTAAAAGGTAAATTTAACTCGATATTGACTCAAGACATTTTTTCTAAGTGAGTATACATTTGAAATTTcggatttaaatttgaattttatttgttAGATAAAATGgtaataataaaatacatatattatgtATAAAATAGGTAGAAAAGTGAAAAATATAtggaatttttaaatattaaaatattaaactcTAAATAGAGATATAATAAATTCAAGAATTTAGAAATTACCATGAATGTtacatttttaaataatttactattcaatttacataatttttgaaattcaaattcaaaatttaaaatcttaAGTGTCTGCTTTGAACAAAAAAgagtaattgaatgaaattataattaatagggTAGTAAGTAATCTAAAAGAATTACAATTTTCAAGACTTGTTTAGTTGACATagtgtaattatattgtaatttCCTATGCCATGTTTGATAATACAAAATGTAATTATATAGTTACATaatatagattttaaaaatattagttactataaaaattatttgcacaataaaaaattctaaacaagtaataaaaattaaaattaaataatcatatgtattattttaatccaaaaagaTAGTTAATAATACAATTACTAATAAAATGACAAGAAAAAGAAACatcatatttaattttatctaattgttATAGTGTTCCATATTTATTGGGTTATTcctctttaatatttaacataatCCCTTTTTCATCAAATGTTGGTCATTAATTGAGTTCATCATTATCTAAATCTAAATTTGTATCATTAAGATTATTAAGATCTCTTTCTTCTATGTACTCCTCTAAGTATGAATCATCCCAAATCCACCTATGAATGAAGCTATACAGTATGCGACATGCTAGTACAATccaattttgttgttgttgttgtttttcttttttctttttttctttttaatttatacTAAGGTGATGTTGTTAGTATGggaaaatattttttagaataaCAAAGGTCCTGTAACGACTAAAAAGTCAGTGGAGTCAGAAACGGTGGTTTTGAATGTTGTTTTCCTAATGATAGAATTtgtgaatattatttattaacattTACGAGTGTATTACAATATTACATTGAGGTTTggtctaattattttaattatttggaAAGTTAGACAAGGTACAAGTGTCATGGGTTGTGCATGGGAGCCTGCAACCATGACGAACTTGTACGATCCATTGAATTCGAGGGAGGTCATTAGGCCCAATCGGACTGGTCCATTGCTTGGAGAGATTGAAAGCCCATCTCCGGAGCTTGGTAAATATGGAAAGTGATATTCAAAGATATGCTTGGCAAATATGGAAGGTGATCTTTAAAGATATGTGATCCTAGACATTAAATGTAATCTTTAGAAGATACGATTCTGTAATCTTAGATATTTGATATCGAGATAGCttttaatcttagccattgatgtattTTGATCTGTATCATCGATTTTGGGGAGGCTAAgttataaatagaggcctcttgCCCTCATTGTAATTCATTCAGTTATTaatagaattttgagagcattcactcaaacttttctctcaaGTATTCTTGCTTTTCTGTggcttttgttcatctttcaagTTCATTCTTACTTCGTTCTTCTGCTGTTCTTCGTAAGTGCCTAAGAGGAGTTCCGTTGAATCCTCAATTGTTGT contains the following coding sequences:
- the LOC108466857 gene encoding uncharacterized protein LOC108466857, which gives rise to MLESEYSSVELQWTLLMSDSDMAAAAQQLMLLSDEDNSSSTSSSNGNNNKKQKIKVKMMKDERCLEQSQNEITSAKIEEIFGKEEISRPTKKRRYRFLESIYKETKSMKGKGCFSR